From Cecembia calidifontis, one genomic window encodes:
- a CDS encoding porin: MRSKFAVVMALVLMTFIDVFARDVDEDTIPPTSTIAQVKKNWYETIQLRGYAQLRYNGLFETNPNLQCAQCDRSWGGGGGFFFRRIRLIFFGQIHERVYLYIQPDFASDGKNLGQIRDAYFDLALDENQEFRLRLGQSKVPFGFENLQSSQNRIPLDRNDGLNSAVANERDIGVMFYYAPTEIRKRFSYLVSSGLKGSGDYGIFGLGLYNGQTANAPERNRSLHVVSRASYPWELNSGQIIETSFQAYTGKFVINRNPLTDFDQTEFEEFRYGPTLVIYPQPFGLQAEFNWGRGPEYNPETNNVEDAPIKGGYVMATYMLRTQKDIFIPFSRFHYYNGGKKHELDATRHRVKELELGVEWQPHKAFELVAMYTISDRTFENSLNPNNRQKGSLLRLQAQVNF; the protein is encoded by the coding sequence ATGCGATCAAAGTTCGCAGTGGTCATGGCCTTAGTGCTCATGACATTCATTGACGTTTTTGCAAGGGACGTTGATGAAGACACTATTCCACCGACTAGCACAATTGCGCAGGTCAAAAAAAATTGGTATGAGACCATTCAATTGCGAGGCTATGCGCAATTGCGGTACAATGGTCTATTCGAGACCAACCCCAACCTTCAATGTGCCCAATGTGACAGGTCATGGGGAGGAGGTGGGGGATTTTTCTTCCGTAGGATCCGTTTGATCTTTTTTGGCCAGATCCATGAGCGCGTGTATTTATATATCCAGCCGGATTTTGCATCAGATGGGAAAAACTTAGGGCAGATCAGGGACGCCTATTTCGATCTTGCCCTGGATGAAAATCAGGAATTTAGGTTGAGGTTGGGGCAGTCCAAAGTGCCTTTTGGATTTGAAAATTTGCAATCCAGTCAAAACAGGATTCCCTTGGATAGAAATGATGGGCTGAATTCAGCTGTTGCCAACGAGAGGGATATTGGGGTCATGTTCTATTATGCCCCGACCGAAATCAGAAAGCGTTTCAGTTATCTGGTATCCTCGGGACTGAAAGGGTCTGGAGATTATGGGATTTTTGGGCTTGGATTATATAATGGTCAAACTGCCAATGCCCCGGAAAGGAACAGGAGTTTACATGTAGTGTCTCGGGCAAGCTATCCTTGGGAACTGAATTCCGGCCAAATTATCGAAACTTCTTTTCAAGCCTACACGGGAAAATTTGTGATCAATAGAAATCCGTTGACTGATTTTGATCAGACCGAGTTTGAAGAATTCCGTTATGGACCTACGCTTGTCATCTATCCCCAGCCTTTTGGTCTTCAAGCGGAGTTCAATTGGGGCAGAGGCCCAGAATACAATCCTGAAACCAACAATGTGGAGGACGCTCCCATCAAAGGTGGGTATGTTATGGCCACCTACATGCTGAGAACCCAAAAGGATATTTTCATTCCATTCTCGAGGTTCCACTATTATAATGGCGGAAAGAAACATGAACTGGATGCTACACGACATCGGGTCAAGGAGTTGGAATTGGGGGTAGAGTGGCAGCCTCATAAGGCCTTTGAATTGGTGGCCATGTACACCATTTCGGACAGGACCTTTGAAAATTCACTGAACCCCAATAATAGGCAAAAAGGCAGTTTATTAAGGTTACAGGCCCAGGTCAACTTCTAA
- the hemB gene encoding porphobilinogen synthase — MLRRPRRNRKSQGIRDMVEETRLSVKDFIFPLFLIDGVNQKVEVASMPGIYRLSLDLMLQEIEECLALGIKAFDIFPAYTEVKKDKFATESYNPDTFYLKAIHKIKTTFPEVVVMTDVAMDPYSSDGHDGLVKDGKILNDETLEILGKMSLAQAQAGADILGPSDMMDGRVGYIRNILDQHGYIDVSIMSYTAKYASAFYGPFRDALDSAPKMGDKKTYQMDPANYYEALIEAELDTEEGADFLMVKPALAYLDVIRLLKDNSNLPIAAYNVSGEYAMIKASAQRGWLDGERAMLESLLSIKRAGANVILSYFAKEFALLEK, encoded by the coding sequence ATGCTGAGAAGACCTAGAAGAAACAGAAAATCCCAAGGAATACGTGATATGGTCGAGGAGACCAGACTTTCGGTTAAGGATTTCATTTTTCCATTGTTTTTGATCGATGGGGTCAACCAAAAAGTGGAAGTGGCTTCTATGCCCGGCATATATCGACTTTCATTGGATTTGATGTTGCAGGAGATTGAGGAATGCTTGGCGCTAGGCATCAAGGCCTTTGATATTTTCCCGGCTTATACTGAGGTCAAGAAAGATAAATTTGCAACGGAGAGTTACAATCCCGACACTTTTTACCTTAAAGCCATCCATAAAATCAAGACAACCTTTCCCGAAGTTGTGGTCATGACAGATGTGGCCATGGATCCTTATAGTTCTGATGGGCATGATGGCCTGGTGAAGGACGGTAAAATTCTAAATGATGAAACTTTAGAAATCCTGGGGAAAATGTCCCTTGCACAGGCTCAGGCAGGTGCGGATATCCTTGGGCCTTCCGATATGATGGATGGCAGGGTAGGCTATATCCGCAATATCCTTGACCAACATGGATATATTGATGTGTCCATTATGTCCTACACTGCCAAATACGCTTCAGCATTTTATGGACCTTTTAGGGATGCTTTGGATTCTGCCCCGAAGATGGGTGATAAAAAAACCTACCAAATGGATCCGGCCAATTACTATGAAGCTTTGATTGAAGCAGAATTGGATACAGAGGAAGGAGCAGACTTTCTGATGGTGAAACCTGCATTAGCATACCTGGATGTTATCCGCCTGTTGAAAGACAACTCGAACCTGCCTATTGCTGCTTATAATGTCAGTGGGGAATATGCCATGATCAAAGCATCTGCACAAAGGGGCTGGCTGGATGGAGAAAGGGCTATGCTGGAAAGTCTCCTGAGTATCAAGCGTGCCGGGGCGAATGTGATTCTGAGTTACTTTGCTAAGGAGTTTGCGTTGTTGGAAAAATAG
- a CDS encoding type II toxin-antitoxin system death-on-curing family toxin, with amino-acid sequence MINHEEVIEIHQILITKFGGLQGVRDENGLKSAIERPFSGIGETEFYPSPEEKAGAILESIIKNHPFLDGNKRTGYVLMRLVLMNFDKDIYATQNEKYDFIISIASGKLCFNDIVDWIKQRTFQK; translated from the coding sequence ATGATAAACCACGAAGAGGTTATTGAAATCCACCAAATTTTAATAACCAAATTTGGAGGTTTGCAAGGAGTTAGAGACGAAAATGGACTAAAATCAGCCATTGAAAGACCTTTCAGTGGTATAGGGGAAACTGAGTTTTATCCAAGCCCAGAAGAAAAAGCAGGAGCTATCCTTGAAAGCATTATTAAAAATCATCCTTTCTTAGACGGAAACAAGAGAACTGGGTATGTATTGATGCGTTTAGTTTTAATGAACTTTGACAAAGACATTTATGCAACCCAAAATGAAAAATATGATTTTATTATTTCAATAGCATCAGGTAAACTGTGTTTTAATGATATTGTTGATTGGATAAAACAAAGAACTTTTCAAAAGTAG
- a CDS encoding DUF4221 family protein: MKNNAYLLNFLLPLVLISCSQKDQKNTKAMLQADGKIIEFQLDDQTPNVSMGMDYYSGLLFNINWAYNQLQIYDFASRKLIKNLNFEVEGDQGVGELFGFHVHNLDSIFLFSQMDPFIYLTDTSGFVRQKVRYQIPDGYSSAFVHPGYFLSPPELRSGELIVKTHFAGNYREVDNNALKQKHMVYAINLSTGETRFLNHTYPEDYLANGLKHFEPSIARNKDKIVYSLFGDHRLFYAGSYDEKLLSKEAPSAFLEKNLKLFPLEGGRFETQQYLLASSRYESLVYDPYRKVFYRFAYPTLEVSEENDVLRLRTAPGPFVIMVLDNDLNVIGESYFEKGDYLPSNFFINEEGLFISLNHPDNPENSEEHFRFQKFSLQFLDS, translated from the coding sequence ATGAAAAACAACGCTTATCTATTGAATTTCCTACTTCCTTTAGTTTTAATATCCTGCAGTCAGAAAGATCAAAAAAACACAAAAGCCATGCTTCAGGCCGATGGGAAAATTATAGAATTTCAGCTTGATGATCAGACGCCTAATGTAAGTATGGGGATGGATTATTATTCAGGTTTGTTGTTCAATATCAATTGGGCTTACAACCAACTCCAGATTTATGATTTTGCCAGTAGAAAGCTAATCAAAAATCTAAATTTTGAGGTTGAGGGGGATCAGGGAGTGGGAGAACTTTTTGGATTTCATGTGCACAACCTAGACAGTATTTTCCTTTTCAGCCAGATGGATCCATTTATTTACCTAACCGATACTTCGGGTTTTGTCCGTCAAAAGGTCAGGTATCAAATACCCGATGGTTATTCATCGGCATTTGTCCATCCCGGTTATTTTCTATCACCACCAGAATTAAGGTCAGGAGAATTGATCGTAAAAACACATTTTGCAGGCAATTACAGGGAGGTAGATAATAATGCTTTGAAGCAAAAGCATATGGTTTATGCCATTAATCTTTCTACTGGAGAGACGAGGTTTTTGAATCATACCTATCCTGAGGATTATCTGGCCAATGGCTTAAAGCATTTTGAGCCAAGTATCGCTAGAAATAAGGATAAGATAGTTTATTCCTTATTTGGAGATCACCGGTTGTTTTATGCTGGTTCTTATGATGAAAAACTCTTATCCAAGGAAGCGCCAAGTGCCTTTTTAGAAAAAAACTTAAAATTGTTCCCGCTTGAGGGAGGAAGATTTGAAACACAGCAATACCTTCTAGCTTCTTCTAGGTACGAGAGTTTGGTGTATGATCCTTATCGTAAAGTGTTTTATAGGTTTGCCTATCCTACGCTTGAAGTAAGTGAAGAAAATGATGTACTTCGATTGAGAACTGCACCGGGACCTTTTGTAATCATGGTTCTTGACAATGACCTCAATGTCATAGGGGAGAGCTATTTTGAAAAGGGGGATTACTTGCCTTCCAATTTTTTTATCAATGAAGAAGGTTTGTTTATTTCTCTTAATCATCCTGATAATCCGGAAAATAGTGAAGAGCACTTTAGGTTTCAAAAATTTTCCCTGCAATTTTTGGATAGTTAA
- a CDS encoding co-chaperone GroES, translated as MKLTPDNKLKKLIIVGDRVLIKLRKADERTSSGLYLPPGVQEKEKVQQGFIIKTGPGYPIPAPVEDDEPWKEREEAIKYIPLQAKEGDLAIFLLNGSYEVMYEGEKYYIVPQHSILMLEREEEL; from the coding sequence ATGAAATTGACTCCCGACAATAAACTTAAAAAACTGATCATCGTGGGTGACCGCGTACTGATCAAACTGAGAAAAGCAGACGAAAGGACCTCATCCGGTCTTTACCTTCCTCCAGGAGTACAGGAAAAAGAAAAGGTCCAGCAGGGCTTTATCATCAAAACAGGTCCAGGCTATCCTATCCCAGCTCCGGTGGAAGACGATGAACCTTGGAAAGAAAGGGAAGAAGCCATTAAATACATTCCCTTACAGGCCAAAGAAGGCGATTTGGCAATCTTCCTCTTGAACGGCTCCTACGAAGTGATGTATGAAGGAGAAAAATATTATATCGTACCCCAACATTCTATTCTGATGCTGGAAAGGGAAGAGGAACTCTAA
- the dnaK gene encoding molecular chaperone DnaK, which yields MGKIIGIDLGTTNSCVAVMEGNEPVVIQNSEGRRTTPSIVAFLDNGNGERKVGDPAKRQAITNPANTISSVKRFMGKKFSEVSEEKKHASYKVEQGPNDTVVIRIGDRTYTPQEISAMILQKMKSTAEDFLGQTVTEAVITVPAYFNDAERQATKEAGQIAGLEVKRIINEPTAAALAYGMDKKNKDMKIAVYDLGGGTFDISILELGDGVFEVKSTNGDVHLGGDDFDQVIINWLADEFMAEEQMDLRKDPMALQRLKEAAEKAKIELSSSASTEINLPYITATQTGPKHLVRTLTRAKFEQLSEDLVRRTMEPCKKALQDAGMTPSDIDEVILVGGSTRIPKIQEEVEKFFGKKPSKGVNPDEVVAIGAAIQGGVLTGEVKDVLLLDVTPLSLGIETMGGVFTKLIEANTTIPTKKSEVFSTAADNQPAVDIHVLQGERPLAKDNRTIGRFQLTDIPPAPRGVPQIEVTFDIDANGILNVSAKDKGTGKEQKIKIEASSGLSQEDIDRMKREAEANAAADKAEKEKIEKLNQADSLIFQTEKQLKEYGDKLSDGNKASINSALETLKKAYEAKDLAGIDGAMANLNNAWQAASQEIYNATQGAGPQPGAGAGASSTNAGDGVSDVDYEEVSEDKK from the coding sequence ATGGGAAAAATCATAGGTATTGACTTGGGTACCACCAACTCTTGTGTGGCCGTAATGGAAGGTAACGAGCCGGTGGTGATCCAAAACTCAGAGGGAAGAAGAACCACGCCATCTATCGTGGCTTTCTTGGATAATGGTAACGGAGAGAGAAAAGTGGGAGATCCTGCCAAACGTCAGGCGATCACCAACCCTGCAAATACCATTTCTTCCGTAAAAAGATTCATGGGCAAAAAATTCTCAGAGGTTTCTGAAGAGAAAAAACATGCCTCATACAAAGTAGAACAAGGACCAAATGACACTGTTGTTATAAGAATTGGTGACAGGACTTATACCCCACAGGAAATTTCTGCCATGATCCTTCAAAAAATGAAGAGTACGGCGGAAGATTTCTTGGGTCAGACTGTCACTGAAGCGGTCATTACCGTGCCGGCTTATTTCAACGATGCAGAGCGTCAGGCCACCAAAGAGGCTGGTCAGATTGCAGGTTTGGAAGTGAAAAGGATCATCAACGAGCCAACAGCTGCAGCACTTGCCTACGGTATGGATAAGAAAAACAAGGATATGAAAATCGCAGTGTATGACCTTGGTGGTGGTACATTCGATATTTCCATTCTTGAATTGGGAGACGGTGTATTTGAAGTGAAATCCACCAATGGTGATGTTCACCTGGGTGGTGATGACTTTGACCAAGTGATCATCAACTGGCTGGCTGATGAGTTCATGGCAGAAGAACAAATGGACTTGAGAAAAGACCCAATGGCACTTCAAAGACTGAAAGAAGCTGCCGAGAAAGCTAAAATAGAATTATCAAGCTCCGCTTCTACCGAAATCAACTTGCCTTATATCACTGCCACACAAACAGGCCCTAAGCACCTGGTAAGAACTTTGACAAGAGCCAAGTTTGAGCAATTGTCCGAAGACTTGGTAAGAAGGACAATGGAACCTTGCAAGAAGGCACTTCAGGATGCAGGTATGACCCCTTCAGATATCGATGAGGTGATCTTGGTTGGTGGTTCTACACGTATCCCTAAAATCCAAGAAGAAGTTGAGAAATTCTTCGGCAAGAAACCTTCTAAAGGCGTGAACCCTGATGAGGTAGTAGCTATAGGAGCTGCCATCCAAGGTGGTGTATTGACAGGTGAAGTGAAAGATGTGCTTCTATTGGACGTGACACCGCTTTCTTTGGGTATTGAAACCATGGGCGGGGTATTCACCAAGTTGATCGAAGCCAATACAACCATCCCTACAAAAAAATCAGAGGTGTTCTCCACCGCTGCAGACAACCAGCCTGCCGTGGATATCCACGTATTGCAAGGAGAAAGACCATTGGCCAAAGACAACAGGACCATCGGTAGGTTCCAACTTACCGACATTCCGCCAGCACCAAGAGGCGTACCTCAAATTGAAGTAACCTTCGATATTGATGCAAACGGTATTCTGAATGTGTCAGCAAAAGACAAAGGAACTGGCAAAGAGCAAAAAATCAAAATCGAAGCTTCTTCAGGTCTGTCCCAGGAAGATATTGACAGAATGAAGCGCGAAGCTGAAGCAAATGCTGCAGCCGATAAAGCTGAAAAAGAGAAAATTGAAAAGCTTAACCAGGCTGACAGCTTGATCTTCCAGACTGAAAAACAATTGAAAGAATACGGAGACAAATTGTCCGATGGCAATAAAGCCTCTATCAATAGTGCGCTGGAGACTTTGAAAAAAGCATATGAAGCCAAAGACCTTGCAGGTATTGATGGAGCGATGGCCAATTTGAACAATGCTTGGCAGGCTGCTTCGCAGGAAATCTACAATGCTACCCAAGGTGCAGGGCCTCAGCCAGGTGCAGGGGCCGGAGCCAGCAGCACGAATGCCGGAGACGGTGTGTCTGACGTAGATTACGAAGAAGTATCTGAAGACAAAAAGTAA
- a CDS encoding MOSC domain-containing protein, translated as MFLQDIYVYPIKSLGGIRLDAAKLEEKGIQFDRRWMLVDREGVFLSQRTLTQMALLQVQLFDDRMEVFEKFQSKNKLQIPFHTHSENLIDVTIWEDTVKGQVVKKEINDWFSEILGLDCRLVLMPESTKRRLKPKYAIHGESVSFADGMPYLIIGQSSLDDLNAKLRVPVPMDRFRPNLVFNGAAPFEEDSWGKVKIGEAVFKVTKPCARCVMTTVDQETGEKGKEPLKTLAAYRTVQNQVMFGQNMLLLEGSQIQVGDKIVPI; from the coding sequence ATGTTTTTACAGGATATTTACGTATATCCCATCAAATCTTTGGGTGGGATTAGACTTGATGCTGCCAAATTGGAAGAAAAAGGCATTCAGTTTGACCGCAGGTGGATGTTGGTGGATAGGGAAGGGGTGTTCTTAAGTCAGAGGACTTTAACCCAAATGGCATTGCTTCAGGTTCAACTGTTTGATGACAGGATGGAAGTTTTTGAAAAATTTCAGTCCAAGAACAAGCTCCAAATTCCATTTCATACCCATTCTGAAAACCTAATTGATGTCACGATTTGGGAGGATACAGTCAAAGGGCAGGTTGTCAAAAAGGAAATCAACGACTGGTTCAGTGAAATTTTAGGTTTGGATTGCCGTCTGGTCTTGATGCCTGAAAGCACAAAAAGAAGGCTGAAGCCTAAATACGCAATCCATGGAGAATCTGTTAGCTTTGCCGATGGCATGCCTTACTTGATCATCGGGCAAAGTTCATTGGATGATTTGAATGCAAAACTGCGGGTTCCTGTCCCGATGGACCGCTTCAGACCCAACTTGGTTTTTAATGGTGCTGCGCCCTTTGAAGAAGATTCCTGGGGAAAAGTTAAAATAGGGGAAGCGGTATTTAAAGTGACCAAACCTTGTGCCCGCTGTGTAATGACCACCGTGGATCAGGAGACCGGGGAAAAGGGGAAAGAACCTCTCAAGACTTTGGCTGCTTACCGTACGGTTCAGAATCAGGTCATGTTTGGCCAAAACATGCTCCTTTTGGAAGGCAGTCAGATTCAGGTTGGTGATAAAATAGTTCCCATTTGA
- a CDS encoding DUF6733 family protein gives MKNKFTLLLKSSSLIALFILAITFQTANAQDDDKFSFDVSLNSDQFFGFYPFFQGNYKLSDNTAFTFYGILWSGGTGGAWGNWTEFGVGMNFDVADGVSVNPQIGILGGNLLSSGTIGAGRFGDGVVPNLTIGLDKAKTEGQIYAGFYAPLRNEAPPSGTTLSYLHYWVNFGYKASDFFSFGGHFEHLVNTGGSNVSTSTDVYQWLGPYVQFTKPGGGPFARFSFGTDLVEGNDSFFKLTTGFSF, from the coding sequence ATGAAAAACAAATTTACTTTACTGCTTAAGAGCAGTTCACTGATAGCCTTATTTATATTGGCTATTACCTTTCAGACAGCAAATGCTCAAGATGATGACAAGTTCAGTTTTGATGTAAGTTTGAACTCAGATCAATTCTTCGGATTTTATCCCTTCTTTCAGGGCAATTACAAGTTGAGCGACAACACCGCGTTTACTTTTTACGGTATCCTTTGGTCAGGTGGAACCGGTGGTGCTTGGGGCAATTGGACCGAGTTTGGTGTAGGGATGAATTTTGATGTAGCTGATGGAGTCTCTGTCAATCCTCAAATCGGTATTCTGGGTGGCAACCTCCTTTCCTCAGGAACTATTGGCGCCGGAAGATTTGGCGATGGCGTAGTACCTAACCTTACTATAGGATTGGACAAAGCTAAAACTGAAGGACAGATCTATGCGGGTTTTTACGCTCCATTACGAAATGAGGCTCCTCCAAGTGGAACCACACTTTCCTACCTTCACTATTGGGTAAATTTCGGTTACAAAGCCTCTGATTTCTTTTCTTTTGGGGGTCACTTTGAGCACCTAGTAAATACCGGTGGATCCAATGTATCTACATCCACAGACGTGTATCAGTGGTTGGGACCCTACGTACAATTTACTAAGCCAGGAGGCGGACCGTTTGCTAGGTTCTCTTTCGGAACGGACTTGGTAGAAGGAAATGATTCATTCTTTAAACTGACTACAGGATTCAGCTTCTAA
- the hemE gene encoding uroporphyrinogen decarboxylase, with protein sequence MQLKNDLLLRAAKGEKVERTPVWLMRQAGRILPEYRAVRESVSGFIELAKTPELAAEVTIQPVDILGVDAAIIFSDILVIPEAMGLPYEMVEKRGPWFPDTIKSEADLKKLRIADGVDDLSYVIDAIKITKKALNGRVPLIGFAGAPWTIFAYMIEGSGSKTFSKARAMLYTQPEFSHQLLQMITDSTINYLKAQIAAGADLIQIFDSWAGILPPDHYQEYSLKYISQICDAITEVPKTVFAKGAFFARKEMGALNCETIGLDWNMGIAESRELIGAHKTLQGNLDPAALYGSPKEVEAATKRMMDQFKGSRHIANLGHGVYPDIDPEMVKVFIETVKNYK encoded by the coding sequence ATGCAATTGAAGAATGATTTATTATTGAGGGCAGCCAAAGGGGAAAAAGTGGAAAGAACCCCCGTATGGCTGATGCGCCAGGCCGGAAGGATACTTCCTGAATACAGAGCAGTAAGAGAATCCGTAAGCGGTTTTATCGAATTGGCCAAAACGCCTGAATTAGCCGCTGAAGTGACCATTCAGCCGGTGGACATCTTGGGCGTAGATGCTGCTATCATTTTTTCCGACATCTTGGTCATCCCGGAAGCCATGGGACTTCCCTATGAAATGGTAGAAAAAAGAGGACCTTGGTTCCCGGACACCATCAAATCAGAGGCAGATCTTAAAAAACTCAGAATAGCTGATGGCGTGGATGATTTGAGCTATGTCATTGATGCCATTAAGATCACCAAAAAAGCATTGAATGGACGGGTTCCGCTCATAGGTTTCGCCGGGGCTCCCTGGACCATTTTTGCCTATATGATAGAAGGCTCGGGAAGCAAAACCTTCTCGAAAGCAAGGGCAATGCTTTATACACAACCGGAGTTTTCGCACCAACTACTCCAAATGATCACTGACAGCACCATCAATTACCTCAAGGCGCAAATTGCTGCCGGTGCAGACCTGATTCAAATATTTGACAGCTGGGCTGGAATCCTGCCCCCTGATCACTACCAGGAATATTCCTTGAAATATATTTCACAAATCTGTGATGCCATTACAGAAGTCCCCAAAACAGTCTTTGCCAAAGGCGCATTCTTTGCCAGAAAAGAAATGGGGGCACTGAATTGTGAAACCATTGGTTTGGACTGGAACATGGGCATTGCCGAATCACGTGAACTGATTGGTGCTCACAAAACTTTGCAGGGTAATCTAGATCCCGCTGCCCTATATGGCAGTCCTAAAGAAGTGGAAGCAGCCACCAAGCGCATGATGGATCAGTTTAAAGGTTCCAGACATATCGCCAATCTGGGACATGGTGTCTATCCTGACATAGACCCAGAAATGGTAAAAGTTTTTATTGAAACTGTAAAGAATTACAAATAA
- a CDS encoding collagen-like triple helix repeat-containing protein produces MISCVGPEGPQGPIGPQGEPGINILGTTYEVEIDFTSQNDYFEVFNFPVRLEDSDAVLVYRLVGVENNRDIWRLLPQFYFFESNILIYNFDYSNIDFGIFLDGNIQFSTLGPQWRLGQVFRVIVVPADFASSRIDFTDYEAVMKLIGATEEDVIQIQPRN; encoded by the coding sequence ATGATATCATGTGTTGGGCCCGAAGGGCCTCAAGGCCCCATTGGACCTCAGGGGGAACCAGGTATCAATATTTTAGGAACCACATATGAAGTTGAAATTGATTTCACCTCCCAAAATGATTATTTTGAGGTATTTAATTTTCCAGTTAGGTTAGAGGACAGTGATGCTGTATTAGTATACAGATTAGTCGGAGTTGAAAATAATAGAGATATCTGGAGATTGCTTCCTCAATTTTATTTTTTTGAAAGTAACATATTGATTTACAATTTTGATTATTCAAATATAGACTTTGGAATTTTTTTAGACGGTAACATTCAATTTTCCACTTTGGGGCCTCAATGGAGGCTAGGTCAAGTATTTAGGGTCATAGTAGTACCTGCTGATTTTGCTTCCAGCAGAATTGATTTTACAGATTACGAGGCTGTGATGAAACTCATCGGCGCTACCGAAGAAGATGTGATCCAGATTCAGCCAAGGAACTAA